A single genomic interval of uncultured Pseudodesulfovibrio sp. harbors:
- a CDS encoding DUF6485 family protein, giving the protein MKKKDQCPRAKINEQYCTCTYNCDKHGICCECLHYHRQRGEIPACFFTAEEEKTYNRTIEFFIQRRS; this is encoded by the coding sequence ATGAAAAAGAAAGATCAATGCCCAAGGGCAAAAATCAATGAGCAGTACTGTACGTGTACATATAACTGCGACAAACATGGCATTTGTTGCGAATGTCTCCATTATCACAGACAACGTGGCGAGATTCCAGCCTGTTTCTTCACTGCTGAAGAAGAAAAAACCTATAATCGCACCATCGAGTTTTTTATTCAGCGACGCTCATAG
- the gcvT gene encoding glycine cleavage system aminomethyltransferase GcvT has translation MDSLATTPLTDWHRENGAKMAPFAGFDMPVQYKGIIIEHNHTRSKAGIFDISHMGEFELSGPGAKDALNKVVSHDLNTLAPGKCRYGFLLNETGGINDDLIIYCLADDEYMLVVNGACREKDFNHIKDNLPNDLKLSDVSDETAKIDIQGPESLEVLNALMGADWKHLKYFNFEATDALGFSMIVSRTGYTGELGYELYLPADKALEVWEKLVADERVEPVGLGARDTLRLEIGYPLYGQDLDEAHTPVEAGAGFFLKKESDYIGKSGLGTVKESLVSLTIAGRRTARHDDAILLPSGETVGRVTSGSFAPSMGHCVALAYVKAEAADNDEFLVKTARTELKAQKVSLPFYKEGTARKKLD, from the coding sequence TTGGACTCACTCGCAACCACACCGCTGACTGACTGGCACCGCGAAAACGGCGCAAAAATGGCTCCTTTCGCAGGTTTTGACATGCCTGTTCAGTATAAAGGCATCATCATCGAACACAACCACACCCGCTCCAAAGCCGGAATTTTCGACATCTCCCACATGGGAGAATTCGAGTTGTCCGGCCCCGGCGCAAAAGACGCACTGAACAAAGTCGTCAGCCACGACCTGAACACCCTCGCTCCGGGCAAGTGCCGCTATGGATTCCTGCTCAATGAAACGGGCGGCATCAACGACGACCTCATTATTTACTGCCTCGCCGATGATGAATACATGCTCGTGGTCAACGGAGCATGCAGGGAAAAGGATTTCAACCACATCAAGGACAACCTGCCCAACGACCTGAAACTCTCGGATGTCAGTGACGAGACCGCCAAAATAGATATTCAGGGACCTGAAAGTCTTGAAGTGCTGAACGCGCTCATGGGTGCGGATTGGAAGCACCTCAAGTATTTCAACTTCGAAGCCACCGACGCTCTTGGTTTTTCCATGATCGTCAGCCGTACCGGTTACACCGGCGAACTCGGGTATGAGCTGTACCTGCCCGCGGACAAGGCTCTCGAAGTCTGGGAAAAACTGGTTGCAGACGAACGCGTCGAACCCGTTGGACTGGGCGCACGCGATACTCTGCGCCTTGAAATCGGCTACCCGCTCTACGGTCAGGACCTTGATGAAGCGCACACCCCTGTCGAGGCAGGTGCCGGCTTCTTCCTGAAAAAGGAATCCGATTACATCGGCAAATCGGGTCTCGGCACCGTCAAGGAATCGCTTGTATCACTGACCATCGCCGGACGTCGCACAGCCCGTCATGACGACGCGATCCTGCTGCCTTCCGGTGAAACTGTCGGAAGGGTCACCAGCGGCTCATTTGCGCCGAGCATGGGGCATTGCGTGGCATTGGCCTATGTCAAGGCAGAGGCCGCCGACAACGATGAATTCCTCGTCAAGACCGCCAGAACCGAACTCAAGGCTCAAAAGGTCTCACTGCCCTTCTACAAGGAAGGCACGGCCCGCAAAAAGCTCGACTAA
- a CDS encoding lysophospholipid acyltransferase family protein — protein sequence MNAAGEPVVLALWHGEIFPVTGYGSQITSNLVTFVSQSKDGEIIARVLERMGHITVRGSSTRGGVRALLQAKRIMEKKNRIAVFTIDGPKGPRHKSKDGVIFLAQRAGAKIIPLRGFPEKKKVFDKSWDKFVVPYPFSRCPVYAGEPMEVTTEKLTEEVMAYERERLERRMHELEPK from the coding sequence ATGAATGCGGCAGGCGAGCCGGTTGTGCTTGCCTTGTGGCATGGTGAAATATTTCCGGTTACCGGTTACGGGAGCCAAATTACATCCAATCTCGTGACGTTCGTCAGTCAAAGCAAGGATGGCGAAATTATCGCTCGGGTATTGGAACGAATGGGACACATAACGGTCCGGGGCTCCAGTACTCGTGGCGGAGTCAGGGCGTTGCTTCAGGCCAAGCGAATAATGGAAAAGAAAAACCGTATTGCGGTCTTCACTATTGATGGTCCCAAAGGCCCTCGCCATAAGTCCAAAGATGGTGTTATTTTTCTGGCACAACGCGCAGGCGCAAAGATTATCCCTTTGCGTGGTTTCCCGGAAAAGAAAAAGGTTTTTGATAAGTCGTGGGACAAATTCGTTGTGCCGTATCCTTTCTCGCGTTGTCCGGTCTATGCCGGTGAACCCATGGAGGTCACCACGGAAAAGCTGACAGAGGAAGTCATGGCTTACGAAAGGGAAAGGCTGGAGCGACGAATGCATGAGCTTGAACCGAAGTGA
- a CDS encoding inositol monophosphatase family protein produces MTLDRKSVMDQLIAATVKAGDMVKTAAVKQKKISHKGRIDLVTETDVAVESMLKGELDGLVPGANFLAEESASDASLGEFTWIIDPIDGTTNFAHGLPFVANSIALWHRDRIVLGVVNLPLLGEMFTAIEGEGAFLNGNPISVSATVEMEESLIATGFPYAIEDHLETVLAHLKVLLPLTQGIRRPGSAALDLAYVACGRYDGFYESALNPWDTAAGTLLVTEAGGCISEYDAATGYRLGAKSILATNGRIHETLSGLLALD; encoded by the coding sequence ATGACACTTGATCGAAAATCAGTGATGGACCAGTTGATTGCCGCCACTGTGAAAGCTGGGGACATGGTCAAGACCGCTGCTGTAAAGCAGAAGAAAATCAGCCATAAAGGTCGTATCGACCTTGTCACGGAAACAGATGTGGCTGTTGAGAGCATGTTGAAAGGTGAACTCGATGGGTTGGTTCCGGGAGCCAATTTCCTGGCCGAGGAATCGGCAAGCGATGCGAGTCTTGGTGAGTTTACCTGGATAATTGATCCCATTGATGGAACGACCAACTTTGCACATGGCCTCCCGTTTGTTGCAAATTCAATTGCCCTTTGGCATCGGGACCGGATTGTTCTTGGCGTGGTCAATCTTCCGTTGTTGGGCGAGATGTTTACGGCGATTGAAGGAGAAGGGGCTTTTTTGAACGGCAATCCGATTTCTGTTTCAGCAACGGTGGAAATGGAAGAATCACTTATTGCTACCGGATTCCCGTATGCCATCGAGGATCATCTCGAAACCGTTCTTGCTCATCTCAAGGTTTTATTGCCGCTGACACAGGGGATACGACGGCCCGGATCTGCTGCGCTTGATCTGGCCTATGTTGCCTGTGGGAGGTATGACGGTTTTTACGAGAGTGCGCTGAATCCGTGGGATACCGCAGCAGGAACCTTGCTTGTCACAGAGGCTGGTGGGTGTATAAGTGAATATGATGCAGCGACCGGGTATCGCTTGGGAGCAAAGAGCATTCTGGCCACCAACGGCAGGATTCATGAGACCCTGAGTGGATTGCTTGCGCTCGATTAA
- a CDS encoding phosphoglycerate kinase, giving the protein MKAIDNMDINGKKLLIRVDFNVPLDNGVITDDNRIRAAIPTLKYALDNGASVILCAHLGKPKGKVVPELSLAPVAKRTGELLGVDLPLAPDCIGPETAAMASDLEPGQALMLENLRFNPEETGKTAAERGDFGQKLASMADIYVNDAFGVAHRENASVVDVPKHATQCCCGFLLKKELEFLGDALSDPKRPYTCISGGAKVSTKLGILNNLLGKVDDIIIGGAMANTFLLAQGLEVGNSLVETDLIADAKSIMEKAGKLGSKLHLPVDFVYAATHTATEAEGVCDADNIPEDAMVLDIGPKSAELFVQVVNRSQTIVWNGPMGMFETPAFAEGSFAVCRAAAELEDALTIVGGGDTDAVVHLLHLADKFSFISTGGGSFLEFLEGKELPAFKALKECLNK; this is encoded by the coding sequence ATGAAAGCGATTGATAATATGGATATTAATGGGAAGAAGTTGTTGATTCGTGTTGATTTCAACGTGCCGTTGGACAATGGGGTCATAACGGACGACAACCGGATTCGGGCGGCGATTCCTACTTTGAAATATGCATTGGACAATGGTGCGTCCGTTATTTTGTGCGCCCATCTGGGAAAGCCCAAGGGAAAGGTTGTTCCGGAACTCTCCCTCGCGCCAGTCGCCAAAAGGACTGGTGAATTGTTGGGAGTCGACCTGCCGCTTGCGCCTGATTGCATCGGCCCTGAAACCGCTGCCATGGCCTCCGATTTGGAGCCGGGGCAGGCCTTGATGCTGGAAAATCTTCGTTTCAACCCGGAAGAAACAGGTAAGACCGCAGCGGAAAGAGGGGATTTCGGACAGAAGCTTGCTTCCATGGCTGACATCTATGTCAATGACGCCTTTGGGGTGGCCCACAGGGAGAACGCTTCGGTTGTTGATGTTCCCAAACACGCGACTCAGTGTTGCTGCGGTTTTCTTCTTAAAAAGGAACTTGAGTTTCTTGGCGATGCCCTGTCCGATCCAAAGCGACCGTATACCTGCATTTCGGGTGGTGCCAAGGTCTCAACAAAGCTCGGAATTTTGAATAATCTGCTCGGGAAGGTCGATGACATCATCATTGGTGGTGCCATGGCCAATACGTTTCTTCTTGCTCAGGGGCTCGAGGTTGGCAATTCTCTTGTAGAGACAGATTTGATTGCTGATGCCAAGTCGATAATGGAAAAGGCGGGCAAACTCGGATCCAAGCTTCATTTGCCTGTGGATTTCGTTTATGCTGCAACGCACACAGCTACAGAGGCTGAGGGCGTTTGCGATGCGGACAATATCCCGGAAGACGCCATGGTCCTTGATATCGGACCCAAGTCCGCCGAGTTGTTTGTACAGGTCGTCAATCGCTCTCAAACCATTGTCTGGAACGGACCTATGGGCATGTTTGAGACGCCCGCATTTGCCGAAGGATCGTTTGCTGTCTGTCGGGCGGCTGCGGAACTTGAAGATGCCCTGACAATTGTCGGTGGAGGAGATACTGACGCAGTTGTTCATCTTCTGCATCTTGCTGATAAGTTTAGTTTTATATCAACAGGTGGCGGATCTTTCCTTGAATTTCTCGAAGGAAAGGAACTCCCGGCATTCAAGGCTTTAAAGGAGTGCTTGAACAAATGA
- a CDS encoding BMP family ABC transporter substrate-binding protein, which translates to MIVRRLLFVFVILFSCSFPCHAEEFKPVVVYHLNIEKNPYNVAIHKGVEQFVAKTGKHCDEVIVSDKTNDYVAEIERLAQQGYSPIFLLYGAHYPKVVELARKFSTTRFIVFDWVWDEPNLYSFTLSTHEGAFLAGALAAMATKSGILGFVSVSDMPALRRFLCGYEQGARHIKPDIKVLSGFIGQYPGSWFDSEATASMANKLMDQGADVLFQVAGGAGPAVLEAAAKRGKLGIGVDLNQNGLFPGHVLTSMLKRTDMAVFAALMLAKRGIWRDNLKRLGLAQGAVDVVFDENNKSIVSKEMRERIERIKREIVLGSIVVHDYEMDLKCP; encoded by the coding sequence ATGATTGTAAGGCGTTTGCTGTTTGTTTTTGTCATACTGTTCAGTTGTTCTTTTCCTTGCCACGCTGAAGAGTTCAAGCCTGTTGTCGTCTATCATCTGAATATAGAAAAGAACCCCTATAATGTTGCGATCCATAAAGGGGTGGAGCAATTTGTCGCCAAGACCGGCAAGCACTGTGACGAGGTCATTGTGAGCGACAAAACAAATGATTATGTGGCCGAAATAGAGCGACTGGCACAGCAGGGGTATTCCCCGATTTTTCTGCTTTACGGAGCGCATTATCCTAAAGTGGTCGAACTTGCGCGCAAATTTTCTACAACCCGGTTTATTGTTTTTGATTGGGTTTGGGATGAACCGAATCTGTATTCCTTTACGCTGTCCACTCATGAGGGAGCCTTTTTGGCCGGTGCTTTGGCTGCCATGGCGACAAAGAGCGGAATTCTCGGATTTGTTTCCGTGTCTGACATGCCAGCCCTGCGCCGTTTCCTCTGCGGGTATGAGCAAGGGGCTCGGCATATCAAGCCGGACATCAAAGTACTATCCGGTTTTATTGGACAATATCCCGGTTCCTGGTTTGATTCTGAGGCGACAGCGTCAATGGCGAACAAATTGATGGATCAGGGGGCTGATGTTCTATTTCAGGTCGCTGGAGGTGCGGGACCTGCCGTACTTGAAGCCGCAGCCAAGAGGGGAAAGCTGGGGATTGGTGTGGACTTGAATCAAAATGGCCTTTTCCCGGGGCATGTGCTGACGTCGATGCTCAAGCGGACAGATATGGCTGTTTTTGCAGCGTTAATGTTGGCCAAACGAGGAATCTGGCGTGACAACTTGAAGCGGCTTGGACTTGCTCAGGGAGCTGTGGATGTCGTTTTCGATGAGAATAACAAGTCAATAGTCTCAAAGGAAATGCGTGAACGCATTGAGAGAATCAAGCGGGAAATCGTGTTGGGTTCAATTGTTGTTCATGATTATGAAATGGATCTGAAGTGTCCGTAG
- the rimI gene encoding ribosomal protein S18-alanine N-acetyltransferase, producing the protein MENEVVQLGKADLDELIELEKLCFAYSWTRDQFLLGLERGAYVILGVRQNAKIVGYIAFSMIDDEMEILNLAVHPNCRRGGLGSRLLKRAFEICRAGGITKSFLDVKVSNKPAIDLYKKFGYSQIGVRKKYYPDTKEDALLFRYDFR; encoded by the coding sequence ATGGAAAACGAGGTTGTCCAGCTTGGTAAGGCGGATCTTGATGAATTGATTGAACTGGAGAAGCTTTGTTTTGCCTATAGTTGGACGCGTGACCAGTTTTTGCTTGGGCTTGAAAGGGGCGCGTATGTTATTTTGGGGGTTCGCCAAAATGCAAAGATTGTCGGATACATAGCTTTTTCCATGATCGATGACGAGATGGAAATACTTAATTTGGCGGTTCACCCGAATTGTCGAAGGGGAGGGCTGGGATCTCGACTGCTGAAGCGGGCCTTTGAAATCTGTCGTGCAGGGGGAATTACCAAGAGTTTTCTGGATGTGAAGGTTTCCAATAAACCGGCAATCGATTTGTATAAAAAATTCGGGTATTCACAAATTGGTGTACGGAAAAAGTATTATCCGGATACAAAGGAAGATGCGTTGCTGTTCAGGTACGATTTCAGATAG
- a CDS encoding pseudouridine synthase, which yields MPENNSPIRLNKFIAQCGIASRRGADDLVFAGRVTVNGSVADSPGIKVTSSDKVAVDGKTIRLDQSGGSDITIMLHKPVETVTTAKDPQGRETVLDLLPAKIQKMRPFPVGRLDYFSEGLLLLTTDGDLCYRLTHPKWHLPKVYEVTIRGTVSDHALKTMRNGMTLSDGEKLAPIKVERKKAIAGNQTLELTLIQGINRQIRRMCDDFGLTILRLHRVKQGPLALGNLKRGKWRELSDKELSALKKAVKLA from the coding sequence ATGCCGGAGAATAATAGCCCGATTCGACTGAATAAATTCATTGCACAATGCGGCATCGCGTCACGACGCGGTGCCGACGATCTTGTTTTTGCAGGTCGAGTCACTGTCAATGGAAGCGTGGCGGATTCCCCGGGCATCAAGGTCACTTCTTCCGACAAGGTCGCGGTCGATGGCAAAACCATCCGTCTTGACCAGTCCGGCGGCAGCGACATCACGATCATGCTCCACAAACCGGTTGAGACCGTAACGACAGCCAAAGACCCGCAAGGCAGAGAAACGGTTCTCGATCTGCTCCCTGCCAAAATCCAGAAGATGCGTCCCTTCCCGGTCGGCCGTCTGGATTACTTCTCGGAAGGTCTGTTGCTGCTGACAACGGATGGCGATCTTTGCTATCGCCTCACCCATCCCAAATGGCATCTGCCCAAAGTCTATGAAGTGACCATCAGGGGCACGGTTTCCGACCACGCACTCAAGACAATGCGAAACGGCATGACACTGAGTGATGGTGAAAAACTCGCCCCCATCAAGGTTGAACGAAAAAAGGCAATCGCAGGAAATCAGACTCTGGAACTCACCCTGATTCAGGGCATCAACCGTCAGATTCGACGCATGTGCGATGATTTCGGCCTGACGATCCTGAGACTGCACCGCGTCAAACAAGGGCCTCTGGCACTTGGAAACCTCAAGCGCGGAAAATGGCGGGAACTCAGCGACAAAGAGCTTTCAGCCCTGAAGAAGGCAGTCAAGCTCGCCTAG
- the secG gene encoding preprotein translocase subunit SecG translates to METLVIVIHVLACIFLIGAVMLQSGHEGMGVIFGGGSSTMFGSSGAGGLLVKVTAGLATVFLVTSLTYNIMTGNRVSDQDSIMMQGKETVQPIVPADQQKPAIQFKDTGDDAKSE, encoded by the coding sequence TTGGAAACGTTAGTAATTGTTATTCATGTATTGGCCTGCATCTTCCTGATCGGCGCAGTTATGCTTCAGTCCGGTCACGAAGGCATGGGAGTCATTTTCGGCGGTGGCAGCAGCACTATGTTCGGCAGCTCCGGCGCGGGAGGACTTCTGGTTAAAGTAACCGCAGGTTTGGCAACTGTATTCCTTGTTACTTCCCTGACATACAACATCATGACCGGCAACAGAGTGTCCGATCAGGATTCCATCATGATGCAGGGCAAGGAAACGGTCCAGCCGATCGTTCCGGCTGACCAGCAGAAGCCGGCTATCCAGTTCAAGGATACTGGTGACGACGCAAAGAGCGAATAG
- a CDS encoding NUDIX domain-containing protein, producing the protein MDDDNRPLAVLSKDTVHRQLLRHRSVQILIFNPEKKIYLQKRNNMMQFFPGRWDVSARTHPHVGESTYSAAIRTLREELNLKTDNLVRVRELEACPATGFEQITIFSISKNVQPITPNPDNVSEGYYYSREELTCLIKEFRELLTPNLVTLWEAGLLSDGG; encoded by the coding sequence ATGGATGACGACAACAGGCCGCTTGCCGTGCTGTCAAAAGACACGGTGCACAGACAGTTGCTCCGCCATCGGTCAGTTCAAATACTCATCTTCAATCCCGAAAAAAAAATCTATCTCCAAAAACGCAATAACATGATGCAGTTCTTTCCCGGCCGTTGGGATGTCTCTGCGCGTACGCATCCTCATGTCGGCGAATCCACTTATAGCGCCGCCATCAGAACTCTTCGGGAAGAACTCAACCTGAAAACAGATAACCTTGTCCGAGTACGGGAACTTGAAGCCTGCCCTGCGACCGGCTTTGAACAGATAACAATCTTTTCCATCAGTAAAAACGTCCAGCCTATCACCCCCAACCCGGACAACGTCTCCGAGGGATATTATTATTCACGCGAAGAACTGACTTGTCTCATCAAGGAATTCAGGGAGCTTCTCACACCCAATCTGGTAACGCTTTGGGAAGCGGGACTGCTCAGCGACGGCGGTTAA
- the yedF gene encoding sulfurtransferase-like selenium metabolism protein YedF — protein MPQIHIDCQGLPCPQPVLKCKNTIEEQSPEIFSITVDNEAAKENVSRFASTQGYEVATEEVGSEYLITMTKNDDKTAECQACEVMNNAQLAQVGDQKTLVFLASEVIGSGDDELGTKLMQNFLLTLNELGEELWRIIMLNGAVKLSVPGNPAMETLKKLEEDGVSILVCGTCLEHFGLTGKNGVGQVTNMLDVVTSFQLASKTIRV, from the coding sequence ATGCCTCAAATTCATATAGATTGTCAGGGACTGCCCTGCCCCCAGCCTGTTTTGAAATGCAAGAACACGATTGAGGAACAATCACCGGAAATCTTTTCCATTACAGTAGATAATGAAGCCGCAAAAGAGAACGTTTCGCGATTCGCTTCAACCCAAGGATATGAAGTTGCCACTGAAGAAGTAGGCAGCGAATATCTCATCACCATGACCAAAAATGACGACAAAACTGCTGAATGTCAGGCCTGCGAAGTAATGAACAACGCACAGTTGGCGCAGGTGGGCGACCAGAAGACGCTTGTTTTTCTCGCTTCCGAAGTCATTGGTTCCGGTGACGATGAACTGGGAACCAAGCTCATGCAGAACTTCCTTCTCACGCTCAACGAACTTGGCGAAGAGCTTTGGCGCATCATTATGCTCAATGGCGCAGTAAAACTCTCTGTTCCCGGCAACCCAGCCATGGAAACACTTAAAAAGCTTGAAGAAGATGGCGTGTCCATCCTCGTCTGCGGCACATGCCTTGAGCATTTTGGCCTGACAGGAAAGAACGGCGTCGGTCAGGTAACCAACATGCTCGACGTGGTGACAAGTTTCCAACTTGCCAGCAAGACCATTCGCGTTTAA
- a CDS encoding outer membrane lipoprotein carrier protein LolA produces MTRSFTQSVAIVAFCLFPFCAMAADSLPVEELPDLIQQRYETLKTFRADFVQELTNVASGEVEERTGHIWFKQPSKVRWETVKPEKELLIVGPDYAWDYIEDEQLALKYSVASLLDSKTILRFISGQANLKEDFVVKTEWQGADEVRAKWGKGFSVMQLVPKEAEPGMVLAYIGVEPDSGLLRQVMIVDFYGNGNELRLSNVELDVDLPKGMFTFTPPEGVQVEDNTQGF; encoded by the coding sequence ATGACCAGATCTTTCACCCAAAGCGTTGCAATCGTGGCGTTTTGTCTTTTCCCGTTTTGTGCGATGGCAGCCGATTCGCTCCCCGTTGAAGAACTTCCGGATTTGATTCAGCAGCGTTACGAAACACTCAAGACGTTTCGGGCTGATTTTGTTCAGGAGTTGACCAACGTTGCAAGCGGTGAAGTAGAAGAGCGCACCGGTCACATCTGGTTTAAGCAGCCATCAAAGGTGCGCTGGGAAACCGTGAAACCGGAAAAGGAGTTGCTGATCGTTGGTCCTGACTATGCATGGGATTACATCGAGGATGAACAGCTTGCCTTGAAATACAGCGTTGCATCCCTGCTGGATTCCAAGACAATTCTGCGTTTCATCTCTGGTCAGGCCAATCTCAAGGAAGACTTTGTCGTCAAGACCGAGTGGCAGGGCGCTGATGAAGTCCGTGCCAAGTGGGGCAAGGGTTTCAGCGTCATGCAGCTTGTTCCGAAAGAGGCCGAGCCGGGGATGGTGTTGGCGTATATCGGCGTTGAGCCTGACAGCGGTTTGCTGCGTCAGGTCATGATTGTCGATTTTTACGGCAATGGAAACGAATTGCGTTTATCCAACGTCGAGCTTGATGTGGATCTTCCCAAGGGAATGTTCACCTTTACACCACCGGAAGGTGTGCAGGTTGAGGACAATACTCAGGGGTTCTAG
- the tpiA gene encoding triose-phosphate isomerase: MKKLMAANWKMYKTWDEARATAQELVDLAASKLPEDREVLIFPPFTAIRAVSDAFADADGFSVGGQDYYIKEEGAFTGEIAPRMLLDAGAEFGLTGHSERRHVLGENDEYIGEKTAYGLTSGLKVVFCIGEKIEERKAGKVEEVLEHQLRVGLKDVPRDINPENISVAYEPVWAIGTGEVAGVDEILEAHAFTRKILISIFGEKGNDIRILYGGSVKPANCGEIIALDNVDGVLVGGASLQSESFSQIVLA; the protein is encoded by the coding sequence ATGAAAAAGTTAATGGCTGCCAATTGGAAGATGTACAAGACGTGGGACGAAGCCCGGGCAACGGCTCAGGAATTGGTTGATCTGGCGGCATCCAAGCTGCCTGAAGATCGTGAAGTCCTCATTTTTCCTCCCTTCACGGCGATTCGGGCTGTGTCGGATGCATTTGCCGATGCTGACGGTTTTTCTGTTGGAGGACAAGACTATTATATCAAGGAAGAGGGCGCTTTTACTGGTGAAATCGCCCCCCGAATGTTGCTCGATGCAGGTGCCGAGTTTGGCCTGACAGGACATTCGGAAAGGCGTCATGTGCTTGGTGAGAACGATGAGTATATTGGGGAGAAGACTGCATATGGTCTTACTTCCGGCCTGAAAGTCGTTTTTTGCATTGGCGAAAAAATCGAAGAGCGGAAAGCTGGTAAAGTTGAGGAGGTGCTGGAGCATCAACTGCGTGTCGGTTTGAAAGATGTTCCGCGCGATATCAACCCGGAAAACATCAGTGTAGCCTATGAACCTGTATGGGCGATCGGCACTGGAGAAGTGGCTGGTGTTGATGAAATTCTTGAAGCACACGCATTTACTCGAAAAATATTAATTTCTATCTTTGGCGAAAAAGGCAATGATATCAGGATATTGTACGGAGGAAGTGTTAAGCCGGCCAATTGCGGTGAGATTATTGCACTTGACAATGTCGACGGAGTGTTGGTAGGTGGCGCGAGCTTGCAGAGCGAAAGTTTTTCTCAGATCGTGCTGGCCTGA
- a CDS encoding sensor domain-containing diguanylate cyclase: protein MSVGNMFDRSKIHSVTLSILCALVVGLLVPLGVGMVISFNTERDHLKDVLFHYQDTALESLAQGVEDDLLSFSPDGALDVANVFFKDERVVSIAVYSSVFEMFLVQITKQTSAQRYTSHSLRKTIIKNGENLGYVEIAIDYGWIEPVMDVSRKRTVALFLTMFVGVMVLIIPFLYFRILKPLKRLSEQANQLSNGDLEYSCEWRGKNEFSILGRTLEDMRIKLNANFNHILKMAVTDELTGIANRRAFFQEAQKLLELCKRHSHSFSLAILDIDWFKKINDNHGHTIGDDVLREFAQLIAGRVRKTDVFARYGGEEFVLCMPETSLPAALGLLEKLKRELAEHEFPHGEKLTFSVGLAEITDDSSLASVLEQADLALYDAKHKGRNRIVTA, encoded by the coding sequence GTGTCCGTAGGCAATATGTTTGATCGGAGCAAAATTCATAGTGTAACGCTGTCGATTCTTTGTGCACTTGTCGTGGGCCTTTTGGTTCCGCTCGGTGTTGGAATGGTCATTTCATTCAATACCGAGAGAGATCATCTCAAGGATGTACTGTTTCACTATCAGGATACCGCATTGGAAAGTTTGGCCCAAGGCGTTGAAGACGATCTTCTTTCCTTTTCTCCAGACGGGGCTCTTGATGTGGCCAATGTGTTTTTCAAAGATGAAAGGGTTGTCAGTATTGCTGTGTACTCCTCAGTCTTTGAAATGTTTTTGGTGCAGATAACCAAGCAGACATCTGCTCAGCGATATACGTCTCATTCACTTCGAAAAACAATCATAAAGAACGGTGAAAATCTTGGGTACGTGGAAATTGCTATTGATTATGGATGGATAGAGCCCGTCATGGATGTATCCAGAAAGCGTACCGTGGCTTTGTTCCTTACGATGTTTGTCGGGGTGATGGTGCTTATCATTCCATTTTTGTATTTTAGAATTCTAAAGCCGTTGAAACGCCTTTCGGAACAGGCAAATCAACTTTCCAACGGAGATTTGGAATATTCCTGTGAATGGAGAGGAAAAAACGAGTTTTCCATTTTGGGCAGGACGTTGGAGGATATGCGGATCAAGCTGAATGCCAATTTCAACCACATCCTGAAAATGGCTGTTACCGATGAGTTGACAGGTATTGCCAACAGACGTGCCTTTTTTCAGGAAGCTCAGAAATTGCTGGAATTATGCAAGCGGCACTCTCATTCATTTTCATTGGCGATTCTTGATATTGATTGGTTCAAGAAGATCAATGATAACCATGGACATACCATAGGTGATGATGTGTTGAGGGAGTTTGCACAACTCATTGCCGGGAGGGTACGCAAAACAGATGTTTTTGCCCGATATGGTGGCGAGGAGTTTGTGCTGTGTATGCCGGAAACGTCTCTTCCCGCTGCTTTGGGATTGCTTGAGAAGTTGAAAAGGGAGCTTGCGGAACATGAATTCCCGCATGGTGAAAAGTTGACCTTCAGCGTTGGCTTGGCTGAGATTACAGATGATTCGTCATTGGCTTCTGTTTTGGAACAAGCTGATCTGGCTTTGTATGATGCGAAACACAAAGGACGCAATCGTATTGTGACAGCTTAG